The genomic segment CTTCAAACATTAATTTGAGGCAATTTTTATTTAATGTAGCTTTTACTGTAATTCCTTTCGAGTCTAAATGACGATTGAGTAAAATAGCGATCGCTTTTGGATTTCCCTGTTTAGCGAATTCTAGCAAATTGGGTTTGCTGGTTTCTGTTTCAGTCATGGTGAGGAATAGAAAAAACGATTTTAAGTTTAAGTTAACAGGTGATGATTTTAAAATCCACCGTATATTTACGGATTTTTTAAAAGTTTGATACAATAAGTTAGAAGCATAAAGAATTAGTTTAAATATGATGTGGGATCAAATTGCAGAGGACATTAGTAAAGCAACAGGAGAACGTTTTCAAATCAGCGATCACCGTTCTGTGGGTGGCGGATGTATTAATCAAGGATATCAAATTAGTAATGGTTTTCAGTATTATTTTATTAAACTTAATCAAGCCTCTGAAGTTGCTATGTTTGAAGCAGAAGCGTTAGGCGTTCAACAAATTGGAAAAACCCAGACTATTCGAGTCCCACAACCGATTTGTTGGGGAACAGTGGGAAATTCTGCTTATTTAGTTTTAGAATGGCTGAACTTGGGAGGAAAGACTAATGCTTCAGCTTGGGAAGAAATGGGACAAAAGTTAGCTTTATTGCATCAATGGACACCTCCACAAAATTATCCCGGTTCTCAAAATTTTGGATGGGATATTAATAATACCATTGGTTCAACACCTCAAATTAATACTTGGGAAAAGAATTGGGTAGAATTTTGGCAAAAACATCGCATTGGCTATCAATTCAAACTCGCTAAACGACGGGGAGGTTATTTTGAACAAGCCGAAAAGTTACTAGAAACAATTCCCCAGCTTTTAAGCGATCATGATCCGAAACCTTCTCTAGTACATGGAGATTTGTGGGGAGGAAATGCTGCTGTGACGGCTGAGGGAGAACCTGTTATTTTTGATCCAGCGACCTATTTTGGAGATCGAGAAGTTGATCTGGCGATGACTGAATTATTCGGTGGTTTTCCAGCTATTTTTTACCAGGCTTATCATCAAGTCTTTCCCTTAAATCCGGGTTATGAACATCGCAAAAAGCTTTACAATCTCTACCATATCTTAAATCATTTTAACCTATTTGGAGGAGGCTATGCAGCCCAAGCGAATCAAATGATTCGGGATATTTTACGCTAAACTGTGGGTATACTAACTCTATAGGTTCAATTCGTTGTATTGTTCAGTTGACTCTATTAACCAGAAGGAATACCTGAGATGATAAGAGATGAATAAAATTAATCATTAATTCATCTTTCCAAGTAAACCTTGTTAAAGATAGCATTTTTAGGTAAGGTGTAAAAGTATTTACTCCTTTTTGGAGTCAGTTTCTTGTTGTTATTAAAAAAAATTACAACTTCAATAAAAATACTATTTCAAGAAAATCAGGGTCGATTATTTGCTCCTATCATTGATCAGATTTTTTGATTAGGGTTAAGACTCTTAGAAGTTAAAGCATCATTTGTTGAATCTTTGTTTCTGAACTTATACGGCTTGAGCAAAAATTGGGAATTTATATTATCATTGTAAACTATGTTAAACACATCTATTTCTTACCAAATTGTAGAAAAGATTTATGAAAGTAATAATTCCTTAATTTATCGAGGTTATCGTGTTGTTGATTATCAACCTGTAATTCTCAAAATGTTAAAGGATGCCTATCCCTCCCCTAAACGGGTGGCTTGGTTTAAACGAGAATATGAAGTTACTTATCAATTAAATTTACCAGGTGTTATTAAGGTTTATAGCTTTGAAACCATTAATAATAACCTAACGATTATCTTAGAAGATTTTGGTGGGGATTCTCTAACCTTATTAGGATTAGCAGGACAATTAGAGTTAGAAGATTTTTTAAGATTAGCGATTTCAATTACTGAAATTTTAGGACAAATTCATGCTCATCATATTATTCATAAAGATATTAATCCCAGTAATATTGTTTTCAATCGTCTCCTCGGAAAGGTTAAAATTATTGATTTTGGGATTTCAACAGTTCTTTCTCAAGAAAATATAACCTTTCAAAATCCAGAAATTTTAGAGGGAACACTCTTTTATATTTCCCCAGAACAAACTGGACGAATGAACCGTTTAATCGATTATCGAACGGATTATTATTCCCTAGGTATCACCTTTTATAAATTATTAACAGGACAGTTACCCTTTGAGGGAAACGATGCTTTAGAATTAGTCCATTGTCATATTGCGAAAGAACCCGCTTCTCCTCAGTCAATTAAACCCACAATTCCCACTGCATTATCGAATATTATTTTGAAGTTAATGCAAAAAAATGCAGAGGAACGTTATC from the Planktothrix tepida PCC 9214 genome contains:
- a CDS encoding fructosamine kinase family protein; translation: MWDQIAEDISKATGERFQISDHRSVGGGCINQGYQISNGFQYYFIKLNQASEVAMFEAEALGVQQIGKTQTIRVPQPICWGTVGNSAYLVLEWLNLGGKTNASAWEEMGQKLALLHQWTPPQNYPGSQNFGWDINNTIGSTPQINTWEKNWVEFWQKHRIGYQFKLAKRRGGYFEQAEKLLETIPQLLSDHDPKPSLVHGDLWGGNAAVTAEGEPVIFDPATYFGDREVDLAMTELFGGFPAIFYQAYHQVFPLNPGYEHRKKLYNLYHILNHFNLFGGGYAAQANQMIRDILR